The genomic interval CGTTCTGATGACTTGAGGTTTTCACCGTGTCTGACAGTGAAAAGGCAGAGATGGGTCTCGGGGATGGAAGGAGGTTCAGGCTGGGCAGccagccagaaagaaaaagccctgaATGTCTCATGGAGCAGTtttgaagaacagaacagaaggCAAAAATGGTCACAACGCAAGGGATCATTTCCACATCTGAGTGCTGAGGGACTGATTGCTTCCCTGGGCACCTCCTCCACCCATTGACTGTCCATATCCCATCACGCCGTTAGCTCCATAGAAGTTCATCCCAGCCATCTGCTGGGTCATCTGcaaaggggagaggagggaagtcAAGGCTACGTCGAGGACACCGCCAGCCCACAGCAGAGGCAAAACTCACGATCCCCACCACATCCCAGGCTTAAGCAGGTTCTTTAGAAGGGTTATCGTGAAGCCACTGGCTCCTCAGGTGCATGCTCAGCTGAGGAAGTTTTCACTTCAGCTAACGTTGCCCTGATGTTTGTTCTCCACCAAGCACCAAGACCTCTGACCAAGTCACCCCTTGGTGATCCTTCGGTTTGCCTGTGGCATCAGCAGAACCtcacccagccccaggagccAGGCTGTGGAATCACTGAAATCTCCAGGTAACAGGGTTGGATTAGTCACATGTGCCTCCCCCACCCTCGGGTCACCAGCAGATGACACCTCACCTGAGCGATGTTCCActgaagctgctgtgctggctgcacaCCATAGACTGGTTGGGGAACTGCTGCCATGCCAGCCACGTAGCCAGCCTGCTGCGCTGCCATCATCCCATTGGGGACACCGATGACAGCAGCCTGCACGTTACCCACGTATCCAGCTGGTATGGCCATGGGAGTCACCATCCCGGCAGCTCCAGGCTGGGCCATCATTCCCACCGATGGTGCCATCATGCTTCCCATCATGCTGCTGGAGGGGGCTACTCCTGGAAAGCTAGGATACGCCGCTGCGGGATAAGCCATCTGAGCTGGGGCCATGAACATGGCTCctggaaaaaggcagagaagcaaTGAAGGCAAGAACTGCTACACTCATTGCCAGGGGCTGAAATGCCAACCTTTAACTCTGGGACTATCACAACATTCTCTTGGTCCCGAAACATCCAGACTAAGCTGCTTATTATGCGACTCACCAGTTCTCAAGAAGGACCACCTACATTCCCACTTCTCCGCTTGTCAGCTACCAGGACACCCCACCCACTCCGAATTAGTGCGCTGCCAGTCAGCAGCTCTATTCTGAGAGCTGTTACCTTGCGCAGGCAGCTGAGGTGTCTGAGAGCCGTACAAGGAGAGGATAGAGTCCTTAGAGAGTTGCTTCTTCCCCGCTTCCTCTCCTTTGCCTCCTGGCTCAGGGAAGAGATTCAGGTTTTCGGGAACAGAACCAGCACTTCCAGATGTTGGCATAGAGCCAGTGACCTGAGACAGAGGCAGCACAAGTGCAACAGCTGCACTCAGCACTAGGGGAAGACACAGATCATCATCTCATTCCAGCATCTAACGAGGCTTTGTCGAGCACTGTTATTCCCTCCTTACCTTCCTGGAGTCGGAGTTTGATCCCACCGATGCAAAAAGATCAAGatccttctccaggctgctaGGCCGGCCGTTTGTAACCGTGGCTGTCACAGGAGCATCTGGGAGAAACAAAGCCGCGATGGATGCTCACCCAGATGGCCTCAGGCTGAGGGGCAGCCTCCCTGCCAACATGCCACTCAACCCAGTGACCTGACCCCTAacctgctgcagccacacactgcCAGCTCTTTGCTcatcctgctggtgctgagaAGGAACTGGCTGGGGACCAAGAAGCGTACTGCGCCACAACTGCCCTGTTAAcctcagagcagctgggagccatGCTGTCTGGAGACCACCACAGCCGCTCCTGTAACGCTACAGGCGCAATCACTGCACCAGcataaaggaaaacataagGAAAACTTTCTGCTGCAGTGTCAAGCACCATGCTCGAGTTGCACTGGAGTAATTAAGCAAAATGCTCTACGGCTCCTATCAGTTATTCTTCACCTGAGATGGAAAATAAGTACTAAGAGCTCATCAAATTCACAAGCTCAAAGATGGACAGGGTCAGGGTAACAGTGTGGTGACGCTGGAAAGGCTCTTACCAAGTCCCAGCAAGTCCATTACTGGTTCGGTAGATTTAGGGGAACTTTTTCTAGACTGCTGcgtttcttctttcttttgaggctagggaaaaaagaacatCAGAAGCCTTGTTCAAATTCTGATTTTGCTCTGCTACTTTAGAGGCTTTAATGAGATTAACccttaaaattctttttccagGGGCCATAAGTGCTTCCAAAGCAAACAACTGCAGAGTATTACACAGTTTTATTGTCCCATTATGTTGGAACCCACCGTCAAGTTCAAGCATGCTCTAAACTAGCAAGAAAGTAACTGCTCAAGCTGGAAAGCTAAGCAGGGAGTAGCTGGATTCCAACCTGCTCAGAGCTGCATGGCAGAACACATCTGCTTAGTATCTGGTtgagcagaggaaaacaagctACTACCATTAGTGTGACCGAATGCATCCACTGCTATGACCGAGGCCAGAAAAAATGCTTCCATATCAAGCTGGATTACCTCTGATCTGCTTGAGAGAAGTCTTTACAATTGATCCATGACCATGTCTTTTGGTCTTACCATTTTCACCTTCTCAAAGACGATAGgttccagttttctttctgatactGGCTCATTACTCCTTTTCCATTTgtcatctttttccttctgtaaggaaaaaacaccccacTGACATGAGGGTCAAAACTCATGTCATTACATAAAGAGAAAGTTCATGTAGAGCTTTACATGATGCTGTTACTAATCTAAGAAAACCTCAAAGATACAGCTGAAGACCTCTGTTTGAAGACAGCCCTGCTTTGAGGAGTTGGACAAGACGGCCTTCAAAGGTTCCCTccaatttaaattcttttgacAGAATGACTGAATGCAATCAGCTTCAGAGAAGAGCTTAGTCACTAATACAGGAAACATTTAAACTGTCTATTTTCATAGTGTCACCGCTTACTCATAAGGCAGACACACACTTGCATCTCAACATGTATTCAAGCTTCTGTAGAAGTGATTAGAAACAAACCCTAAATGCGTTGATGTCAATACTTCGGtccatgtatttcttcttttcatatttatcCCGAATgaagctctccacagctctgcaAGCAGCTTGTTAAAGACAAATAATTCAAGAATAGAAGACTTACGTAGTAGTATTTGACATGTGGATACAAGGTACAGGCTGTAACTAAACTAATGACTGTTTAAAGAGCATTTCCAGCAGtaactttcttaaaataatttagtgtTGGATCCAACTACTTTAGCTACTCAGTTTTTGCCCTTGGGTTATTCCAAGCATGGCAGTGCTATAAAAGGTATATTAAATCAGGGCTTAAATTCCTGGTGtattttcttcactgatttATATTTACTTTAGCAATCACTTCAGAGCATACATATCATTAACACAAATCACACAGCGGTTGGAGAAATGAATCCTGTGCATACAAAAGCACCTCAGCCACCAGctcaagacaaaacaaaaaaatgtcgGAGAGGTTCTCCTGTGTTTCTTTAGATTCATGTCACCACCCCCATTGCACCCAGCATCTAGAAACCCTCCTGAAAGGTAAAAGTTCCAGcttaaattttcagaagtgttacGCCTTTGTAATCTGTCTCCACTGAGAATTTTAAAtgctcagcacttctgaaaGTCAACCCTCCTATTCACCACAGACTCTACAGTGCATCTCACACAACAGTTTCAGGTTGTAACATTTGCACTGCCCTTCTCCACCCCTACAGCTCAGAAATGACCCTTTTAGCCCTCTTCTGCCTCACTCTGTAAGCAAGCAGCCTGCAAGTGAAGCAACACTCAGAGGGTGCCTAGCTAGGAGCTCATTCTCACAGCTGATGCCCCAGCACGTGAAGTTAAGCCTCCTGTGCAAGAGGAGCAGCTACAAAGCCACAAGATGAAAAGACTCCAcatttccccagcagcagaggaagaaaggataCTGATCTGTTTGAGGTCGCCTGAAGTTCTCTGGCAGGTAGGCTTCGTAAAGACgatttgcttttccatttcccatCTCTTGCATGCACTGCAATTCAAAAGAATCCTTGAGCTGTTTGTTTTACAGACATTAAAGCCATACTAGCATGCCAGGTTACCAAGCAAGAGTCTGTGTTAACTAGAAGACATGTGTAGACTTTTGAAGTCTGTTCTGTACCTGAAAGCCACTCTTCAGGCCTTTGGTGCAAACCTTCTAGCTGGGAATCCTTGATGCAGTCGTCATGATCCCCCCTCCCCTTACAATCAGCCAGTCCTAAGCACCACAGCATGATATATAGTCAGAGGTAAGATAAACAGCACATCAGGAACCTGAAGTCACCCTGTAAGTTCAGGATTTGATTTCTGGAAACCTCATGGAGagcaggtgggcagcagctcctgctccagacAGTAGCAGCCACTGGCATTTTTACAGAAACTTGCCGAGCATTTGTCTTTACCCTGATGTTTGCAGAGCCTGAAATGATGACATTTTCCCTCCCGATCTAACCTAACTTGGCGTCATCTTCCTGCACCTTTGGCCTATTCAGACTTTGTTGACTTCCAAGTTTACCAAGCCCCGCTAACAGAACAACCCTGTTCACGTTTCGCTCACATTACCTGTATCTGTTCTTGTGTCCACTGGTCAAGATTGACGGACTTTACCCTGGATATGTGAACTCCTAGGTTCCTGTGGATCCCAGCACAACGAATGCAGATGAATACACCGATATTCCAGGATGCCCATCGTGGCCCTGCAAAGAAACACAAGTGTTTCACATCAAGTCAACCTGTAGTTGCCTTGAGCAACTGAGAAACTGTACCAAGTGAACTGGGACTGAGGCGTTTAGATTTTCATCCAGATTAGCCATTGGAATTAGACATCAGCAGGATGTCTAAATATTGTCTCCCAATCATTAGACTTAAAGCTAGTATTTCATTGCCTCCCTCTTCCATTTTGAGAGCTCTATGCAAGACAAGTCtaagaggaagagggaagaataGGCAAACAGTCAAGACACTATAAACCCCCGATTTCACCTTGCTTAAACCCATGTAACAGCCATGTCAATATAAGCCCGTGTTCCTGCTTTAGCAATGGAGAATCTTTCTCAGATAACCTTACTGCAGTGGAATCTGTTCCAGAATATTCACTACTGCTCtaggaaaagcagcataaaatacTCAGCATTTGACACACGGACCAGAAGAAGACATCAAGTCTTCTGCAGGGGGCTACAGCTGAGTAAGGAGAGCAGAGCAAAACCCGGTACTTTGGCCACCAAAAACCTAGAGCCAGGGGCAGAACCCAGGTTGCAATCCTGGCCCAAGACCGATGGACAGTTCACTCCGCAGTTTCTACAGCTCAGCTCAGGTTCACAGCTTGCATGCGGCTTTCAGACAGGCAGGACAGCTCCGAGGTGTAGAAGGGAGATCATGCCAgggtcaaaaaaacccaaacaatccACAGGGGAAAGATTAACAAGCTTAGTTTTACTCACTGCAAACAGGTCTCTGAAGGAAACCCAGCAAATGCATTACCGAGGAGGTCCACAGGCACTGCCACCACGCGCAGCCCCCCTCCCAGCCAGGGCCAACAGACCCTGGCCATGGAAACCCTCAGTCCTGCTGAAGGAAAGCCAGCTTTGGAAGTAGTCCTCTGCAGTACAAGACAGGCAggttttaaaaccaaatcaTCCGTGGCAGCTTCCGCCATGGGTTAGATATCCCTGTCCATGCTGCCCAGGCAGCCACTGCACAGCCACACCCTGAGTAAGGGACCCAAGAGCCTCCAGTAaactaattttttctttttttctagccCTTTTTCTAAGCATTACAGGCATTGTGGCAGATGAAGAGttattctgtcttttcttgCCATAACTAAAATAGCAAGCCTCAAAGCTAATGAGGCTGAggtgggagggggaagagggggaaagTGTAATTTCAAAGCCCTAAAAAAGCAGCGCTGTATTTGACTCTCCTAGATATGCTAGATTGTTGTTAACAGTTTAACTCCTATTTACTGGGGAAGCCTAGAGTATCCCGAGGGATTTGGTGCCGCTCATGCTATCAGTGGCTCATGGTCCCTTCCAGGGCAAAGGCATGGAACCTCTAACTTACCTCCAAGTACCTATTCCAGCTAACTCatgttatgatttttttttt from Falco biarmicus isolate bFalBia1 chromosome 3, bFalBia1.pri, whole genome shotgun sequence carries:
- the SMAP2 gene encoding stromal membrane-associated protein 2 isoform X2 — its product is MQEMGNGKANRLYEAYLPENFRRPQTDQAVESFIRDKYEKKKYMDRSIDINAFRKEKDDKWKRSNEPVSERKLEPIVFEKVKMPQKKEETQQSRKSSPKSTEPVMDLLGLDAPVTATVTNGRPSSLEKDLDLFASVGSNSDSRKVTGSMPTSGSAGSVPENLNLFPEPGGKGEEAGKKQLSKDSILSLYGSQTPQLPAQGAMFMAPAQMAYPAAAYPSFPGVAPSSSMMGSMMAPSVGMMAQPGAAGMVTPMAIPAGYVGNVQAAVIGVPNGMMAAQQAGYVAGMAAVPQPVYGVQPAQQLQWNIAQMTQQMAGMNFYGANGVMGYGQSMGGGGAQGSNQSLSTQMWK
- the SMAP2 gene encoding stromal membrane-associated protein 2 isoform X1, encoding MTGKSVRDVDRYQAVLASLLVEEENKYCADCQAKGPRWASWNIGVFICIRCAGIHRNLGVHISRVKSVNLDQWTQEQIQCMQEMGNGKANRLYEAYLPENFRRPQTDQAVESFIRDKYEKKKYMDRSIDINAFRKEKDDKWKRSNEPVSERKLEPIVFEKVKMPQKKEETQQSRKSSPKSTEPVMDLLGLDAPVTATVTNGRPSSLEKDLDLFASVGSNSDSRKVTGSMPTSGSAGSVPENLNLFPEPGGKGEEAGKKQLSKDSILSLYGSQTPQLPAQGAMFMAPAQMAYPAAAYPSFPGVAPSSSMMGSMMAPSVGMMAQPGAAGMVTPMAIPAGYVGNVQAAVIGVPNGMMAAQQAGYVAGMAAVPQPVYGVQPAQQLQWNIAQMTQQMAGMNFYGANGVMGYGQSMGGGGAQGSNQSLSTQMWK